From Rudanella lutea DSM 19387, a single genomic window includes:
- a CDS encoding TIR domain-containing protein, protein MYYQVLIETNEKVGKSQNNRLYFELDKTNLLEIEEDIVIPYFEKKQFQFDGYFLNPKDIARVVVKQTERTTKEHSKYENDHMPPDIIMWISPEDIVSYDKYTKDITKQVFTSAKEKIEKGNTSSKPANTNQTPDMTKVFIVHGQDDLAKTELARFIEKLGFKAIILHEQVSSGKTIIEKIEEFSNVGFGVVLYTPCDIGAKKGEEHNLQARARQNVVFEHGYLIAKLGRRNVCALVKGKVEIPNDISGVVYVPMDDHKAWNIALAKEMRNSGYNVDMNLIV, encoded by the coding sequence ATGTATTACCAGGTTTTAATTGAAACAAATGAAAAGGTTGGAAAGTCTCAAAATAACAGACTGTATTTTGAACTTGACAAAACAAATCTTTTAGAGATTGAAGAAGACATAGTCATCCCTTACTTTGAAAAAAAGCAGTTTCAGTTTGACGGCTATTTTTTAAATCCAAAAGACATTGCACGTGTCGTGGTAAAACAAACAGAACGCACAACCAAGGAACATTCGAAATATGAAAATGACCATATGCCACCCGATATTATCATGTGGATTTCTCCTGAAGACATCGTTTCCTATGACAAATACACTAAGGACATAACTAAACAGGTTTTCACTTCAGCAAAAGAGAAAATCGAAAAAGGTAATACCTCATCAAAACCAGCCAATACAAATCAAACGCCGGACATGACTAAAGTTTTTATCGTTCATGGACAAGACGATTTAGCAAAGACTGAACTTGCACGCTTTATTGAAAAGTTGGGATTTAAGGCTATTATTCTACATGAACAGGTTAGTTCAGGTAAAACAATAATCGAAAAAATTGAAGAGTTTTCTAACGTTGGCTTTGGCGTTGTTTTATATACGCCGTGCGACATTGGTGCAAAAAAAGGTGAAGAACACAACTTGCAAGCAAGGGCAAGACAAAATGTAGTTTTTGAACATGGATATCTAATTGCAAAGTTGGGTAGAAGAAATGTTTGCGCACTTGTAAAAGGGAAGGTTGAGATACCGAATGATATATCTGGCGTTGTATATGTTCCAATGGACGACCATAAAGCTTGGAATATCGCTCTTGCAAAAGAGATGAGAAATTCGGGCTATAACGTGGATATGAACCTTATCGTATGA
- a CDS encoding alpha/beta hydrolase-fold protein: MWVPGAAYAQPTEKEMPKGFDMVRSGIATGKLDSISYPSKTVGTNRKALVYTPPGFNKKTRYPVLYLLHGIGGDEKEWLKGGNPQVILDNLYAEKKLQPMIVVMPNGRAMKDDRAIGNVFEKDKVEAFATFEKDLLNDLIPFIEKKYPTLTDREHRAIAGLSMGGGQSLNFGLGNLDKFTWVGGFSSAPNTKRPEELVPNPADARKKLKLLWISCGDADGLITFSKRTHDYLYQNDVPHIYYVEAGGHDFKVWKNGLYMFSQFLFKPVDNASLHKYSVLGTPASTNIRNAKYPQILPDNRVIFRVKAPDAKKVQIDLGKKYDMVKDTAGFWTATTDSISRGFHYYSLLIDGVAVVDPASETFYGMGRQASGIEIPDKDGAYFAMKDVPHGDIRIKRYLSKATNTWREMYVYTPPGYDKSTDKYPVLYLLHGGGEDQRGWATQGRTDLILDNLIAEGKAKPMIIAMLDGNMNMPGGLAGFNENVLKAFENELKQGAIPFVESNFRVETDAKNRALAGLSMGGLQTLYAGVKNNNMFSSLGVFSSGWFANNPKLTDPQYAFMKDNASAINSNIKNFWISMGGKEDIAYQNCQVMMKKFDEMGVKYTYSEYAGGHTWPVWRHDLMMFSQLLFK; encoded by the coding sequence ATGTGGGTGCCAGGGGCTGCCTACGCGCAACCTACCGAAAAAGAAATGCCCAAAGGCTTTGATATGGTGCGTTCGGGCATTGCAACGGGCAAGCTGGATTCGATCAGCTACCCGTCGAAAACCGTGGGTACCAACCGTAAGGCGCTGGTGTATACGCCACCGGGCTTTAACAAAAAGACCAGGTACCCGGTACTGTACCTCTTGCACGGTATTGGGGGAGATGAAAAAGAATGGTTGAAAGGAGGCAATCCGCAGGTTATTCTGGATAACCTCTACGCCGAAAAAAAGCTCCAGCCGATGATCGTGGTGATGCCCAACGGCCGCGCCATGAAAGACGACCGGGCCATTGGCAACGTGTTTGAAAAAGACAAAGTGGAAGCTTTCGCGACGTTCGAGAAAGACCTCTTGAACGACCTGATTCCGTTCATCGAAAAGAAATACCCAACCCTGACCGACCGCGAACACCGGGCGATTGCCGGGTTATCGATGGGGGGCGGGCAGTCACTGAATTTTGGGCTGGGTAATCTGGATAAGTTCACCTGGGTGGGTGGCTTCTCGTCGGCCCCGAACACCAAACGGCCCGAAGAACTGGTACCCAACCCAGCCGATGCCAGAAAGAAGCTGAAGCTGCTCTGGATTTCGTGCGGGGATGCCGACGGCCTGATTACGTTCAGCAAGCGCACCCACGATTACCTGTACCAGAACGATGTGCCGCACATTTACTACGTGGAAGCGGGCGGGCATGATTTCAAGGTCTGGAAAAACGGCCTGTACATGTTCTCGCAGTTCCTGTTCAAGCCGGTCGACAACGCCAGTCTGCATAAATACAGTGTGCTGGGGACGCCGGCTTCGACCAACATTCGCAACGCCAAATACCCGCAGATTCTGCCCGACAATCGGGTCATTTTCCGCGTGAAAGCCCCCGACGCCAAAAAAGTACAGATCGACTTGGGTAAGAAGTACGACATGGTGAAAGACACCGCCGGTTTCTGGACCGCGACCACCGATTCCATCAGCCGCGGCTTTCATTACTATTCCCTCCTGATCGACGGGGTGGCCGTGGTAGACCCCGCCAGCGAAACGTTCTACGGCATGGGCCGTCAGGCGAGTGGTATTGAGATACCGGACAAGGACGGGGCCTATTTTGCCATGAAAGACGTGCCTCACGGCGACATCCGCATCAAGCGCTACCTGTCCAAAGCGACCAACACCTGGCGCGAAATGTACGTCTACACCCCACCGGGCTACGACAAATCGACCGATAAGTACCCGGTGCTGTATCTGCTGCACGGCGGGGGCGAAGATCAGCGCGGATGGGCTACGCAGGGCCGTACGGACCTGATTCTGGACAACCTGATAGCCGAGGGCAAAGCCAAACCAATGATCATTGCCATGCTGGACGGCAACATGAACATGCCCGGTGGTCTGGCCGGCTTCAACGAAAACGTATTGAAGGCCTTCGAGAATGAACTGAAACAGGGAGCGATCCCCTTCGTGGAAAGCAATTTCCGGGTGGAAACCGACGCCAAAAACCGGGCGTTGGCGGGCCTCTCAATGGGTGGCTTGCAAACGCTGTACGCGGGCGTTAAGAACAACAACATGTTCTCGTCGCTGGGTGTATTCAGTTCGGGCTGGTTTGCCAACAATCCCAAGCTGACCGACCCGCAGTATGCCTTCATGAAGGACAACGCGTCGGCCATCAACAGCAACATTAAGAACTTCTGGATTTCGATGGGTGGTAAAGAAGACATCGCTTACCAGAACTGCCAGGTTATGATGAAGAAGTTCGATGAAATGGGCGTCAAATACACCTACAGCGAATACGCTGGTGGCCACACCTGGCCCGTCTGGCGGCATGATTTGATGATGTTCAGTCAGTTGCTGTTTAAGTAG
- a CDS encoding alpha/beta hydrolase-fold protein, translated as MIRNALATLLVVALTYANALAQASQPAIAEDFKPSTLNQPGQEYPQVNSQGYARFRIHAPKADSVRVSLGLGGRGGTILTKGADGFWTGTTAGPMDEGFHYYNVTIDGGKFNDPGAKNYYGSVRWESGIEVPAHDGDFYALKDVPHGHVHQILFPSPSTQTSRRAFVYTPPGYEKEKSKKYPVLYLQHGWGEDETAWSNQGHANLIMDNLIAEGKIKPFIIVMTYGMTNEVKWGRIRDFKIDAFQTVLAAELIPYVDANFRTLSNRDNRAMAGLSMGGMETKMITLNRPELFGYYGLLSGGVYAPDDLKDKPKPKLVFLSCGSKERPDGVKKATADLKAAGYNAVSYVSENTAHEFQTWRRSLHELAPLLFH; from the coding sequence ATGATTCGTAACGCCTTAGCGACCCTGCTCGTGGTCGCATTAACCTATGCCAACGCTCTGGCTCAAGCCAGTCAACCGGCTATTGCGGAAGATTTCAAACCCTCTACCCTGAATCAGCCGGGGCAGGAGTACCCGCAGGTCAATTCTCAGGGCTACGCCCGGTTCCGGATTCATGCCCCCAAAGCCGACAGCGTTCGGGTAAGTCTGGGTCTGGGCGGCCGGGGGGGCACCATCCTGACCAAAGGGGCCGACGGCTTCTGGACCGGCACCACCGCCGGGCCTATGGATGAGGGCTTTCACTACTACAACGTGACCATCGACGGCGGTAAGTTCAATGACCCCGGCGCGAAGAACTACTATGGTTCGGTTCGCTGGGAAAGCGGCATTGAGGTTCCGGCCCACGATGGGGATTTCTACGCCTTGAAAGACGTTCCGCACGGTCACGTACATCAGATCCTGTTCCCCTCGCCAAGTACGCAAACCTCCCGGCGGGCCTTCGTATATACCCCACCGGGCTATGAGAAAGAAAAATCGAAAAAATATCCCGTGCTGTACCTGCAACACGGCTGGGGTGAGGACGAAACGGCCTGGAGTAATCAGGGCCACGCCAATCTGATTATGGACAACCTGATTGCTGAGGGGAAGATCAAGCCGTTTATTATCGTGATGACGTACGGTATGACCAACGAAGTGAAGTGGGGCCGTATCCGGGACTTTAAGATTGACGCTTTCCAGACGGTGTTGGCGGCTGAGTTGATTCCGTACGTGGATGCCAATTTTCGCACGCTGAGCAATCGCGACAACCGGGCTATGGCCGGGCTGTCGATGGGAGGTATGGAAACCAAGATGATTACCCTCAATAGGCCGGAGTTGTTTGGGTACTATGGTCTGCTGAGTGGGGGCGTCTACGCACCCGACGACCTCAAGGACAAGCCAAAGCCGAAACTCGTTTTCCTGAGCTGTGGCAGCAAAGAGCGGCCCGATGGCGTGAAGAAAGCGACCGCCGACCTGAAAGCCGCCGGTTATAATGCCGTCTCGTACGTGTCAGAAAATACCGCTCATGAGTTCCAGACCTGGCGTCGGAGTTTGCACGAGCTGGCGCCGTTGTTATTTCACTAA
- a CDS encoding alpha/beta hydrolase-fold protein, giving the protein MLSCLTTLAQQRPPAISSPDVHPDHSITFRYFSRTAKKVTVSGEFLTAPVAMTRDTSGIWSVTVPPVKPDIYPYSFTVDSVQLADPSNTYIFANERFKRSIVDVPGDQPLVHSLQNVPHGKVGYRYYKSGTLGTTRQLLVYTPPGFNPNGKTRYPVLYLIHGGSDTEETWTKVGRANLIADNLIAQGKAKPMLIVMPYGNVRPAPMPDFTKDMVNDIVPFVEANYPVIKESNGRAVAGFSVGGGQTLNIGLTNPDKFAYVCSYAPYTATDEFKKNFTNWSPNAEQMNKQLKLFTISVGTEDFLFEPVKQNIAMFEEKKIRVKPYIVSGGHTWMNCKQYLATTLQEIFK; this is encoded by the coding sequence TTGCTTTCGTGCCTGACGACGCTCGCGCAGCAACGCCCGCCCGCCATTAGTTCGCCTGATGTTCACCCAGACCACAGCATCACGTTCCGGTATTTCTCCCGGACGGCTAAAAAAGTGACCGTGTCGGGTGAGTTTTTGACCGCTCCGGTCGCCATGACCAGAGACACCTCGGGCATCTGGAGCGTAACGGTGCCGCCCGTCAAGCCCGATATTTACCCCTACAGCTTTACTGTTGACAGTGTGCAACTCGCCGACCCAAGCAACACCTACATCTTCGCGAACGAGCGTTTCAAACGGAGCATCGTCGATGTACCCGGCGACCAGCCGCTGGTACATTCGTTGCAGAACGTACCGCACGGCAAAGTGGGCTATCGGTATTATAAGTCGGGTACGCTGGGCACCACGCGGCAATTGCTGGTATACACCCCGCCGGGCTTCAACCCCAACGGCAAGACCAGATACCCGGTACTGTACCTGATTCACGGCGGCTCCGACACCGAAGAAACCTGGACCAAAGTGGGTCGCGCCAACCTGATTGCCGACAACCTCATCGCGCAGGGTAAGGCCAAACCGATGCTGATTGTGATGCCTTACGGCAATGTCCGTCCGGCCCCCATGCCCGATTTCACTAAAGACATGGTGAACGACATTGTACCGTTCGTCGAAGCCAACTACCCGGTGATTAAAGAAAGCAACGGCCGGGCCGTGGCCGGGTTCTCGGTTGGTGGCGGGCAGACGCTGAACATCGGCCTGACCAACCCCGATAAATTTGCCTACGTGTGTTCATACGCGCCCTACACGGCCACCGACGAATTCAAAAAGAACTTCACGAACTGGTCGCCCAATGCCGAGCAAATGAACAAACAACTGAAGCTGTTCACCATCAGCGTCGGTACGGAAGACTTTCTGTTCGAGCCGGTGAAGCAGAACATCGCCATGTTCGAAGAGAAGAAAATTCGGGTCAAACCCTATATTGTGTCGGGTGGCCATACCTGGATGAACTGTAAGCAATACCTGGCGACTACGTTGCAGGAGATATTTAAATAA
- a CDS encoding esterase — translation MKLKTCTRLLFLWAMLLVPGLVLAQPPRGPLVVSPKVNADKTITFSYLAPTAKSVELSAQFEKGPVPMTKDAQGIWSVTVGPVKPDIYPYSFRVNGVTVMDPANVAFFPNERFKASLVDVPGDQPLIHAMRDVPHGSINYEYYPSMEGTTGSLVVYTPPGYDQNPSKKYPVYYLISGTTDTEETFFKVGKTNLILDNLIAEGKAKPMIIVMPYGNIAARVAEQKGGSKPADPTVRDGADAVKRANDFTTDLVSNVIPYIEKSYRAIPNRENRAIGGFSRGGGQTLRTAFNHMDKFAWVCAYSSYLSPQEMDGNFSQIVNKPDQTNKQLKLLWVSVGSDDFLYKGTVEFMDYLKAKKVNYKSLITDGGHTWMNVKTYVAATTPLLFQP, via the coding sequence ATGAAGTTAAAAACATGTACACGATTGCTGTTCCTCTGGGCCATGCTACTCGTGCCCGGACTGGTGCTGGCGCAGCCGCCCCGGGGACCGCTGGTGGTGTCGCCCAAGGTCAACGCCGACAAAACCATTACGTTCAGTTACCTGGCCCCCACGGCCAAATCGGTAGAACTGAGCGCACAGTTCGAGAAAGGGCCGGTGCCCATGACCAAAGATGCGCAGGGTATCTGGAGCGTAACGGTCGGTCCGGTCAAGCCCGATATTTACCCCTACAGTTTCCGGGTGAATGGCGTTACGGTCATGGACCCCGCTAACGTGGCCTTCTTCCCGAACGAGCGCTTCAAAGCTAGTTTAGTCGATGTGCCGGGCGATCAGCCCCTGATTCACGCCATGCGCGACGTGCCCCACGGCTCAATCAACTACGAATACTATCCGTCGATGGAAGGAACAACCGGTTCGCTGGTGGTGTACACGCCACCGGGCTACGACCAGAATCCGTCGAAGAAATACCCCGTGTACTACCTCATCAGCGGCACGACCGATACGGAAGAGACCTTTTTCAAAGTCGGCAAAACGAATCTGATTCTGGACAATCTGATTGCGGAAGGCAAGGCCAAACCGATGATTATCGTGATGCCCTACGGCAACATTGCCGCGCGGGTAGCCGAGCAAAAGGGCGGCTCGAAACCCGCCGACCCAACCGTGCGCGACGGTGCCGATGCCGTAAAACGGGCCAATGATTTCACCACCGACCTGGTGAGTAACGTCATTCCCTACATCGAAAAGAGCTACCGGGCTATTCCCAACCGCGAAAACCGGGCCATTGGCGGTTTCTCGCGCGGGGGCGGCCAAACGCTCCGCACGGCCTTCAACCACATGGACAAGTTTGCGTGGGTGTGCGCTTACAGTTCGTACCTGTCGCCCCAGGAGATGGACGGCAATTTCAGCCAGATCGTGAACAAGCCCGATCAGACCAACAAACAACTTAAATTGCTATGGGTGAGTGTGGGGAGCGATGATTTTCTATACAAGGGCACGGTGGAATTTATGGACTACCTGAAGGCAAAGAAGGTGAACTACAAAAGCCTGATCACCGACGGAGGCCATACCTGGATGAACGTAAAAACCTACGTTGCCGCCACCACACCATTGCTGTTCCAACCCTAA
- a CDS encoding esterase: MKNRLLLHRLWLFWALFGLYAGALAQPPGGPIVVSPQVNADNTVTFRYLALSAKEVKLNAQFEKSPVAMTKDEQGVWSVTVGPVKPDMYPYSFQVDGISVADPKNSAIFPNEGFQNSLVEIMGPTLLVHTVQNVPHGTLSYRYYTSPELGQRPVVVYTPPGYETDTKTTYPVLYLLHGTTDLEETWTKVGRANIILDNLIAQGKAKPMVIVMPYGRAYPVISKSSGSLRNWDNLQEFKKDFLGNLLPFVEKNYRVRKDKDSRAIAGFSGGGGETLYLGLNNPDLFSWVCGFAPGMLKEEFDRNNATAFANPAQTNQRLKLFWIGVGKEDMLYPVINDYLKVLDEKKIKHETLISDGGHTWMNCKLYLSTIAQKLFR, from the coding sequence ATGAAAAATCGTCTACTTCTTCATCGGCTTTGGCTTTTCTGGGCCTTATTTGGCCTGTATGCAGGGGCCCTGGCCCAACCGCCCGGCGGGCCAATTGTGGTATCGCCACAGGTGAACGCCGACAATACCGTCACGTTTCGGTATCTGGCTCTCAGCGCCAAAGAGGTGAAACTGAACGCTCAATTCGAGAAGTCGCCCGTTGCCATGACTAAAGACGAGCAGGGCGTCTGGAGCGTGACGGTTGGCCCGGTAAAGCCCGATATGTACCCGTACAGCTTTCAGGTTGATGGCATTTCGGTGGCCGATCCCAAAAACTCCGCCATCTTTCCGAATGAAGGCTTTCAGAATAGCCTGGTCGAAATAATGGGTCCTACCCTGCTGGTACATACCGTTCAGAACGTTCCGCACGGCACCCTGTCGTACCGGTATTACACCTCGCCCGAGCTGGGGCAGCGGCCCGTGGTGGTGTACACCCCGCCCGGCTACGAAACCGACACCAAAACGACCTACCCGGTGCTGTACCTCCTCCACGGCACTACGGATCTGGAAGAAACCTGGACCAAAGTGGGCCGCGCCAACATCATCCTGGACAACCTGATTGCGCAGGGCAAAGCCAAACCGATGGTGATTGTAATGCCCTACGGACGGGCCTATCCGGTCATCAGTAAATCGTCGGGGAGCCTCCGCAACTGGGACAATCTGCAGGAGTTCAAGAAGGATTTTCTGGGTAATCTGTTGCCCTTCGTGGAGAAAAACTACCGGGTTCGGAAAGACAAAGACAGCCGGGCCATTGCCGGGTTTTCGGGTGGCGGGGGCGAAACGCTCTACCTGGGCCTGAACAACCCCGACCTGTTCAGCTGGGTGTGCGGCTTTGCACCGGGTATGCTCAAAGAGGAGTTCGATCGGAATAATGCCACCGCGTTTGCCAATCCCGCCCAGACCAACCAACGGCTGAAGCTGTTCTGGATTGGCGTCGGGAAAGAGGATATGCTGTACCCGGTCATCAATGACTACCTGAAGGTGCTAGATGAGAAGAAAATCAAACACGAAACGCTGATTTCGGACGGTGGTCATACCTGGATGAACTGCAAGCTCTACCTCTCGACCATCGCCCAGAAGCTGTTTCGGTAA
- a CDS encoding GH39 family glycosyl hydrolase, with translation MHRFLFLCCLFLGCRFVYGQPTPVSIQINAAKPVGEMKPIWAYFGYDEPNYTTRKDGQKLLTELQQLSPVPVYVRAHNLLTNKGNSPGPDLKWGFTDAYTEDANGRPVYNWTVVDSIVDTYVKRGMKPLMEIGFMPKALSSKPEPYEHSWSKGGNLWTGWTYPPNDYNKWRELVYQWVKHSIDRYGKQEVTTWLWEVWNEPDIAYWSGTFDEYCKMYDYAADGLKKACPECTIGGPHTTSPRSAKAYSYLTRFIEHCLRGQNYATGKVGTPLQYIGFHAKGSPEFIDGHIRMNMGVQLKDIQRAFEAVNSFPELKNIPIIIGECDPEGCAACSAQKDPKLGYRNGTMYSSYTASSFARIYELMDQHKVNLRGAVSWSFEFEDQPWFAGFRDLATHGVDKPVLNIFRMFGKMGGQRVAIQTDRGLGAANIIASGVRSQNDVNAMASKSGNTISVMVWNYHDDDITGPATPVQLTINGLGKNKVQARHYRVDEKHSNSFTTWKAMGSPQQVSAGQYKTLEKAGQLQELSPPSAAKVVNGTTTLTFDLPRQGVSLIQLTW, from the coding sequence ATGCATCGATTCCTCTTCCTCTGTTGCCTTTTCCTGGGTTGTCGGTTCGTTTACGGGCAGCCAACACCGGTTTCGATTCAGATCAATGCCGCAAAGCCTGTTGGCGAGATGAAGCCAATCTGGGCCTATTTCGGGTACGATGAACCGAACTATACTACCCGCAAAGACGGACAGAAGCTGCTGACTGAACTCCAGCAACTGAGCCCGGTACCGGTGTATGTACGCGCCCATAACCTGCTTACCAACAAAGGCAACAGCCCCGGCCCCGACCTGAAATGGGGCTTTACCGACGCCTATACCGAAGATGCCAACGGCCGGCCGGTGTACAACTGGACGGTGGTCGACAGTATTGTAGATACCTACGTGAAGCGGGGCATGAAGCCCCTGATGGAAATTGGTTTTATGCCCAAAGCGCTGTCGTCGAAACCAGAGCCCTACGAACACAGCTGGAGCAAGGGCGGGAATCTGTGGACGGGCTGGACCTACCCGCCGAACGATTACAATAAATGGCGCGAGCTGGTGTATCAATGGGTAAAGCATAGTATCGACCGCTACGGCAAACAGGAGGTAACTACCTGGCTGTGGGAGGTCTGGAACGAACCCGATATTGCCTACTGGTCGGGGACTTTCGACGAATACTGCAAAATGTACGATTATGCCGCCGACGGACTGAAAAAAGCCTGCCCCGAATGTACCATCGGCGGACCGCATACCACCAGCCCGCGTAGTGCCAAGGCGTACAGTTACCTCACGCGGTTTATCGAACACTGCCTGCGGGGGCAGAATTATGCCACGGGTAAAGTCGGCACCCCGCTGCAATACATCGGTTTCCACGCCAAGGGAAGTCCTGAGTTCATCGACGGGCATATCCGCATGAACATGGGCGTGCAGCTGAAAGACATTCAGCGGGCATTCGAGGCCGTCAACTCCTTTCCGGAGCTGAAAAACATTCCCATCATCATTGGGGAGTGCGACCCGGAGGGCTGCGCGGCCTGTTCGGCCCAGAAAGACCCGAAACTGGGTTACCGCAACGGCACCATGTATTCGAGCTACACGGCTTCGTCCTTCGCCCGGATTTACGAGCTGATGGATCAGCACAAGGTGAACCTGCGCGGGGCCGTAAGCTGGTCGTTCGAGTTTGAGGATCAGCCCTGGTTTGCCGGTTTCCGCGATCTGGCCACCCATGGCGTCGATAAGCCGGTGCTGAACATTTTCCGGATGTTTGGTAAGATGGGGGGGCAACGGGTGGCGATTCAAACCGACCGGGGATTGGGTGCAGCCAATATCATTGCGAGTGGTGTGCGAAGCCAGAATGACGTTAATGCCATGGCGAGTAAAAGCGGCAACACAATCAGTGTAATGGTTTGGAACTACCACGACGATGACATAACCGGCCCCGCTACGCCAGTTCAGCTGACCATCAACGGGCTCGGCAAAAATAAGGTGCAGGCTCGTCATTACCGGGTAGATGAAAAGCACAGCAACTCGTTCACGACCTGGAAAGCAATGGGTAGTCCGCAGCAGGTGTCGGCCGGGCAGTACAAGACGCTCGAAAAAGCCGGGCAGCTTCAGGAGCTGAGCCCGCCATCGGCCGCAAAGGTGGTCAACGGCACTACCACGCTGACGTTCGATCTCCCCCGCCAGGGCGTATCGCTGATTCAATTAACCTGGTAA
- a CDS encoding alpha/beta hydrolase has protein sequence MKRIILGHTRRNVRSLAALVGWLLASSFAANAQEIIPLYPAAIPNSKASGVQETGAESGVLKGITKPTLEYYKPAADKASGAAVIVVAGGGYGVVVYKGEGINTAKALAEKGVAAFVLKYRLPSDAIMTDKKIGPLQDAQQAIKLVRENAAKWGIDATKIGIMGFSAGGHLAATAATHFEKAYIDNAEHTSLRPDFQILVYPVISMQDSLTHGGSRDNLIGKNPSSEDKDLFSNELQVRANTPPTYLTHAADDKLVDVDNSIVYFEKLRRLKVPVEMHIYPKGDHGFIFRHPGWMEPLFAWLKANDWVKNK, from the coding sequence ATGAAACGCATTATTTTAGGTCATACCCGAAGAAACGTAAGGTCTTTGGCCGCATTGGTCGGCTGGTTGCTGGCTTCTTCGTTTGCCGCCAACGCGCAGGAAATCATTCCCTTGTACCCCGCTGCGATTCCGAATTCCAAAGCATCGGGTGTGCAGGAAACGGGGGCGGAGTCGGGCGTACTGAAAGGCATTACCAAACCCACGCTGGAGTATTATAAACCGGCCGCTGATAAAGCATCGGGCGCGGCCGTCATCGTCGTAGCCGGGGGTGGTTATGGCGTAGTGGTGTACAAAGGCGAGGGGATTAATACGGCAAAGGCGCTGGCCGAAAAAGGCGTAGCAGCGTTCGTGCTCAAGTACCGGCTCCCCAGCGATGCCATCATGACGGACAAGAAAATCGGGCCGTTGCAGGATGCCCAGCAGGCCATCAAACTCGTTCGCGAGAATGCGGCCAAATGGGGTATCGATGCCACCAAAATCGGGATTATGGGCTTTTCGGCGGGTGGACACCTGGCCGCAACGGCGGCTACGCACTTTGAAAAAGCCTATATCGACAATGCCGAACACACCAGCTTGCGCCCGGACTTTCAGATTCTGGTTTACCCGGTCATCAGTATGCAGGACAGCCTGACGCATGGCGGATCGCGGGATAACTTAATCGGCAAAAACCCGTCGAGTGAAGACAAAGACCTGTTTTCCAACGAGCTACAGGTCCGGGCCAACACGCCCCCCACGTACCTGACCCACGCGGCCGACGACAAACTGGTGGACGTGGACAACAGCATCGTGTATTTCGAAAAACTGCGACGCCTGAAAGTCCCGGTCGAAATGCACATCTACCCCAAAGGTGATCACGGGTTCATTTTCCGTCATCCGGGCTGGATGGAGCCACTATTTGCCTGGTTGAAAGCGAATGACTGGGTAAAAAACAAGTAA
- a CDS encoding polysaccharide deacetylase family protein, producing MNKWLLLLGMSLCLHGVSAAQSNGPWNGKKSAVVLTYDDAINEHFTNVLPALDSLGLKGTFYITDIAGMLEKQIPQWRKAAANGHELGNHTVTHPCEGGRPGREFVKPETDLTRYSLQRIQTDVRTMNALLFAVDGKTRRTFAYPCGDMNISGIHYLKGIESMFVGARGVAPSIRSAVNVDLLNINSLMINGQTADQLIAQVKQAQEKQGLLVFLFHGVGGGHGLNVSNEAHWQLLRYLKGAENEIWVAPMVDVAEYIKTQQTK from the coding sequence ATGAACAAATGGCTTTTACTACTCGGTATGTCGCTCTGCCTGCATGGGGTGTCAGCGGCACAAAGCAACGGCCCGTGGAACGGCAAAAAATCGGCGGTGGTCCTGACCTACGACGACGCTATCAACGAGCATTTTACCAACGTTCTTCCCGCCCTCGACTCGCTGGGTCTGAAGGGTACATTTTACATCACCGATATTGCGGGCATGCTCGAAAAGCAGATACCGCAATGGCGGAAAGCAGCCGCTAATGGGCACGAGCTGGGCAATCATACCGTGACGCATCCCTGCGAAGGTGGCCGACCGGGCCGCGAGTTTGTGAAGCCCGAAACCGACCTGACCCGGTATTCGCTGCAACGGATTCAGACCGACGTTCGCACCATGAACGCGCTGCTGTTTGCGGTAGACGGCAAAACCAGGCGGACGTTTGCCTATCCCTGTGGCGACATGAACATAAGCGGTATTCACTACCTCAAAGGTATCGAGTCGATGTTTGTCGGGGCAAGGGGCGTGGCTCCGTCAATCCGGTCGGCGGTCAACGTTGACTTGCTGAACATCAACAGCCTTATGATCAACGGCCAAACTGCCGACCAGCTGATTGCGCAGGTGAAGCAGGCGCAGGAAAAGCAGGGGTTACTGGTGTTTTTGTTCCACGGGGTAGGTGGGGGGCACGGCCTGAACGTCTCGAACGAAGCACACTGGCAACTGCTGCGCTATCTGAAAGGGGCCGAAAACGAGATTTGGGTGGCCCCGATGGTCGATGTGGCCGAGTACATCAAGACCCAGCAGACAAAGTAA